One region of uncultured Sulfurimonas sp. genomic DNA includes:
- a CDS encoding replication initiation protein — protein MIIKSDIVKNNALIQINANLSINEQKIFNFILFCVREKKLKDNTLLTSVSEINKFIGIYINHKQIRANFSNMISTTIEVDILEKDTVKWELSTLIRKVKYNDGYISILLEDELVKNILEPNLYTHLDFRLINQFKSKFSIRVYELAMSYISKKNIYVQLPKLEIDTFKLLMGIDIKNQYTRFAHLKSKVIDKAVSEINETSNIKIDYTLIKSGNKYSHIKFHTKFKNNNLENNFKIMEYQNPTLLTFIDDYLPKYANNKIVGSLNGDNIIYSKNNNSLTLKQNIGDTILKHDVKMDIFIKCYEDRENFEWFNKLDFEQILYDEKEKAYADGFKK, from the coding sequence ATGATTATAAAATCAGATATTGTCAAAAATAATGCACTTATTCAAATAAATGCTAACTTATCAATAAATGAACAAAAGATTTTTAATTTTATACTGTTTTGTGTGAGAGAGAAAAAACTAAAAGACAACACCCTTTTAACCTCTGTTAGTGAGATTAATAAGTTTATAGGTATATATATAAACCATAAGCAAATTAGAGCTAATTTTTCAAATATGATTTCAACAACCATTGAAGTAGATATTTTAGAAAAAGATACTGTTAAGTGGGAATTATCGACATTGATAAGAAAAGTAAAATATAATGATGGATATATCAGTATCTTGCTTGAAGATGAGTTAGTAAAAAATATTTTAGAACCTAATCTCTATACACATCTTGATTTTAGACTTATTAATCAATTTAAATCAAAGTTTAGTATTAGAGTTTATGAACTTGCAATGAGTTATATTAGTAAAAAAAACATTTATGTACAACTTCCTAAACTTGAAATTGATACTTTTAAATTGTTGATGGGTATAGATATAAAAAATCAATACACAAGATTTGCACATCTGAAATCAAAAGTTATAGATAAAGCAGTTAGTGAAATAAATGAAACCTCTAATATTAAGATTGATTACACTCTTATAAAAAGTGGCAATAAATATTCTCATATTAAATTTCACACTAAATTTAAAAATAATAATTTGGAAAATAATTTTAAAATTATGGAGTATCAAAATCCCACTCTTTTAACTTTTATAGATGACTACTTACCTAAATATGCCAATAATAAAATAGTTGGTTCTCTTAATGGGGATAATATTATTTATAGTAAAAATAATAATTCTCTTACTCTTAAACAAAACATTGGAGACACCATTTTAAAACACGATGTTAAAATGGATATCTTCATAAAGTGTTATGAAGATAGAGAAAATTTTGAGTGGTTTAATAAGCTTGATTTTGAGCAAATATTATATGACGAAAAAGAAAAAGCTTATGCAGATGGTTTCAAAAAGTGA
- a CDS encoding phosphoadenosine phosphosulfate reductase family protein yields MYKIEWLKNKNIPKLNDFANETIIPPRPVYYEELDLLGFNKYWNYPKSVEPLLWALGRDYYYYGEKIGKAIGGDINNAPTLEIYNNNIELSPINLEELINENKEKIEILKNESIDFIKKIHNDYKNKVDFFIVAFSGGKDSQVILDLITIALEPEEYKVIFTDTTMELPQTYGTVKQTEKYYQKTYNNFKITMVRNPTDADELWNVFGPPSRILRWCCSVYKTSPVHSYLKSLNNGKHPKSILYDGVRRSESHNRLNHLRVADSVKHHNVINTRPIIEWNDFEVYLYMFYSGVKINNEYRIGLNRVGCNICPFASQWSDYIINKHYPDIAKKFISSINDYMDNSGIENKKEYLELGHWKKRAGGNSIETKNKIDIQSNKSKIEVNLQNSKEDIFEWLKVLGNYKVDNNGNNININIGKKMLNLGYNNENSNETIIANHDDVINISHLKKVAYKTSYCVHCGSCEAECPTGALNVFPTVQVDTNLCIHCSKCLDFHNKGCVMADSAHISVVGKNNNSGTVKGFNDYGDFGLRREWLTAFLNKGLSWIIDNELGTKQKISLKKWLRDAELLDAKAKNTTPLCALLQAKTDSIRYQILYVNLYFNSSLLNWFVDNVERNKKFSSKELTIMAKEYTQLAETTVKHSINSLVNLFDTTPLGNELKIGNITKEKNIRFIEKIGTNDISNITILFLLYKLKENLNRTDFRVSEFYSENFKGGPYKLFGIDKDIFTSKLRFISENTKLIDVDLNQGLDNIFLKDLDYTEILAEVIKNEME; encoded by the coding sequence ATGTATAAAATAGAGTGGCTTAAAAATAAAAATATACCAAAATTAAATGATTTTGCAAACGAGACAATAATACCACCAAGACCTGTTTATTATGAAGAATTAGACTTATTAGGATTTAATAAATATTGGAATTATCCAAAATCAGTTGAACCATTACTATGGGCTCTAGGAAGAGATTATTATTACTATGGAGAAAAAATAGGTAAAGCTATAGGTGGAGATATAAACAATGCTCCAACATTAGAAATATATAATAATAATATAGAATTATCTCCAATTAATTTAGAAGAGTTAATTAATGAAAATAAAGAAAAAATAGAAATATTAAAAAATGAATCAATAGATTTTATAAAAAAAATTCATAACGATTATAAAAATAAAGTAGATTTTTTCATAGTTGCTTTTAGTGGAGGTAAGGACTCTCAGGTAATACTTGATTTAATAACTATCGCCTTAGAACCTGAAGAGTATAAAGTAATCTTTACAGATACCACAATGGAACTTCCACAAACATATGGCACAGTAAAACAGACAGAAAAATATTATCAAAAAACTTATAACAATTTTAAAATTACTATGGTTAGAAATCCTACAGATGCAGATGAACTATGGAATGTATTTGGACCTCCTAGCAGAATCCTACGATGGTGCTGTAGTGTTTATAAGACTTCACCAGTTCATAGTTATCTAAAAAGCCTAAATAATGGAAAACATCCGAAAAGCATATTGTATGATGGAGTAAGAAGATCTGAAAGTCATAATAGATTAAATCATTTAAGAGTTGCAGATAGTGTAAAACATCATAATGTTATTAATACAAGACCAATAATCGAATGGAATGATTTTGAAGTTTATTTATATATGTTTTATTCAGGTGTGAAAATCAATAACGAATACAGAATAGGTTTAAATAGAGTTGGATGTAATATTTGTCCTTTTGCTTCCCAATGGAGTGACTATATCATCAATAAACACTACCCAGATATAGCTAAAAAATTCATCTCTAGTATTAACGATTATATGGACAATAGTGGTATTGAAAATAAAAAAGAATATTTAGAGTTAGGACATTGGAAAAAAAGAGCTGGTGGAAATTCTATAGAAACTAAAAATAAAATTGACATTCAAAGTAATAAAAGTAAGATAGAAGTAAATTTACAAAATTCAAAAGAAGATATTTTTGAATGGTTAAAAGTGTTAGGAAATTACAAGGTTGATAATAATGGTAATAATATAAATATTAACATTGGTAAAAAAATGTTAAATCTTGGCTATAATAATGAAAATAGTAATGAAACAATTATTGCAAATCATGATGATGTAATTAATATTAGTCATTTAAAAAAGGTGGCTTATAAAACTAGTTATTGTGTACACTGTGGGAGTTGTGAGGCAGAATGTCCTACAGGTGCATTAAATGTTTTCCCAACAGTACAAGTAGATACAAATTTATGTATTCATTGTAGTAAATGTTTAGATTTTCATAATAAAGGATGTGTAATGGCAGATTCCGCTCATATTTCAGTAGTAGGTAAAAATAACAATTCTGGTACAGTAAAAGGTTTTAATGATTATGGTGACTTTGGATTAAGACGAGAATGGTTAACTGCTTTTTTAAATAAAGGTTTATCTTGGATAATAGATAATGAACTTGGAACTAAACAAAAAATATCACTAAAAAAATGGCTAAGAGATGCTGAACTATTAGACGCAAAAGCTAAAAATACTACTCCTTTATGCGCACTATTACAAGCTAAAACAGATAGCATCAGATATCAAATTCTCTATGTAAATTTATACTTTAATTCAAGTTTATTAAATTGGTTCGTTGATAATGTTGAAAGAAACAAAAAATTTTCATCAAAAGAGTTAACAATAATGGCGAAAGAATACACGCAACTTGCAGAAACTACTGTTAAGCATAGTATAAATTCGCTTGTAAATCTTTTTGATACAACACCTTTAGGAAATGAATTAAAAATTGGCAATATAACGAAAGAAAAGAATATAAGATTTATAGAAAAAATAGGTACTAATGATATTTCAAATATAACTATATTATTTTTGTTGTATAAGTTAAAAGAAAATTTAAATAGAACTGACTTTAGGGTTAGTGAGTTTTACAGCGAAAATTTCAAAGGTGGTCCTTATAAACTATTTGGAATAGATAAAGATATTTTTACATCAAAATTAAGGTTTATTTCCGAAAATACAAAATTAATTGATGTTGACTTAAACCAAGGATTAGATAACATTTTTTTAAAAGACTTAGACTATACAGAAATTTTAGCAGAGGTAATAAAAAATGAAATGGAATGA
- a CDS encoding antirestriction protein ArdA codes for MRVYITDLEAYNNGHLVGEWYQLPMNEDLLADSIENILQSGRDVCEDIHFHEEYFITDYECDYMDIGEYDNLSKLNEIAEAIESIDEDGVKAINFLIENHFVKDIFEAIESYEDNVRIYEDSTMEDIAYDLIEECYSFENIPDIIANNIDYEKIGRDLEIEGSYYKVGSDIYEYIG; via the coding sequence ATGAGAGTATATATAACGGATTTAGAAGCTTACAATAATGGACATTTAGTTGGAGAATGGTATCAATTACCAATGAATGAGGACTTACTTGCTGACAGTATTGAAAACATACTTCAAAGTGGAAGAGATGTTTGTGAAGATATACATTTTCACGAAGAATATTTTATAACTGACTATGAATGCGATTATATGGATATTGGAGAATATGATAATTTATCTAAACTAAATGAAATTGCCGAAGCAATAGAAAGTATAGATGAAGATGGAGTAAAAGCTATTAATTTTCTTATTGAAAATCATTTTGTGAAAGATATTTTTGAAGCGATAGAGAGTTATGAAGATAATGTCAGAATTTACGAAGATAGTACGATGGAAGATATAGCATATGACTTGATAGAAGAGTGTTATAGTTTTGAAAATATTCCTGACATTATTGCCAATAATATAGACTACGAAAAAATTGGGAGAGATTTAGAGATAGAGGGTTCTTACTATAAAGTGGGTTCAGATATATATGAGTATATAGGGTAA